The proteins below are encoded in one region of Candidatus Binatia bacterium:
- the pstB gene encoding phosphate ABC transporter ATP-binding protein PstB, with translation MSKIDVENLDVYYGAFRAIKNASLKVPANRVMALIGPSGCGKSTFIRALNRMHDLTPGARVDGRVLLDDRDIYAPDVDPVTIRYRIGMVFQRPNPFPKSIFDNVVYGPRIHGERDQRTLMEVCERSLRQAALWDEVKDRLDRSALALSGGQQQRLCIARCLSVDPEVILMDEPASALDPIATSKIEDLIEQLKRQYTVVIVTHSMQQAARISDNTAFFLLGELLESDTTATIFTKPKDKRTEDYITGRFG, from the coding sequence ATGTCGAAGATCGACGTCGAGAACCTCGACGTGTATTACGGCGCGTTCCGCGCGATCAAGAACGCTTCGTTGAAGGTTCCCGCGAATCGCGTGATGGCGCTGATCGGGCCCTCGGGCTGCGGCAAGTCCACGTTCATTCGCGCCCTCAACCGAATGCACGATCTGACGCCCGGAGCGCGGGTGGACGGGCGCGTCCTTCTCGACGATCGCGATATCTATGCGCCCGACGTCGATCCGGTGACGATCCGTTATCGCATCGGCATGGTCTTCCAGCGCCCCAATCCATTCCCGAAATCCATCTTCGATAACGTCGTTTACGGGCCGCGCATCCACGGGGAGCGAGATCAGCGCACCTTGATGGAGGTCTGCGAGCGCAGCCTCCGTCAGGCCGCGCTCTGGGACGAGGTGAAGGACCGGCTCGACCGCTCCGCGCTCGCGCTCTCGGGCGGTCAGCAGCAGCGGCTCTGCATCGCGCGATGCCTCTCCGTCGACCCCGAAGTCATCCTCATGGACGAGCCGGCTTCGGCGCTCGACCCGATCGCGACGAGCAAGATCGAAGACCTCATCGAGCAGCTTAAAAGGCAGTACACGGTCGTCATCGTCACGCACTCGATGCAGCAAGCGGCGCGCATCAGCGACAACACCGCCTTCTTTCTCCTCGGCGAGCTACTGGAGAGCGATACCACCGCGACGATCTTCACCAAGCCGAAGGATAAGCGGACCGAGGATTACATCACCGGACGCTTCGGATAG
- a CDS encoding response regulator transcription factor: MNGIQESKPPRVALVKSAEGNKKILVVDDESAILQTLRFNLERSGYAVVTAGDGRSAIAMAQREQPDLIVLDIMLPVLDGVEACKEIRKFSPVPIIMLTAKDQEIDKVLALELGADDYVTKPFALHEFLARVKARLRRQNSINTGHDEAISLGAIVLDPSRQQLVVRGEEVPLAPKEFGLLRVLMENHGRVVTRQTLLDKVWGYDFEGEQQTVSVHIRWLREKIEEDSRTPRHILTVRSRGYMFKA; encoded by the coding sequence ATGAATGGAATACAGGAGAGCAAGCCGCCTCGGGTCGCTCTGGTCAAGAGCGCCGAGGGCAATAAGAAGATACTCGTCGTAGACGACGAGTCGGCTATCCTCCAGACGCTGCGCTTCAACCTGGAGCGCAGCGGCTACGCCGTCGTCACCGCGGGCGACGGCCGCAGCGCGATCGCGATGGCCCAGCGCGAGCAGCCCGATCTCATCGTCCTCGACATTATGCTGCCCGTCCTCGACGGCGTCGAAGCGTGCAAGGAGATTCGCAAGTTCAGCCCGGTGCCGATCATCATGCTGACGGCGAAGGATCAAGAGATAGATAAGGTGCTCGCCCTCGAGCTCGGCGCCGACGACTACGTAACGAAGCCGTTCGCGCTGCACGAGTTCTTGGCGCGCGTGAAGGCGCGCCTGCGCCGTCAGAATTCGATCAACACCGGCCACGACGAGGCGATCTCGCTCGGAGCGATCGTCCTCGACCCGTCGCGCCAGCAACTCGTCGTGCGCGGCGAGGAGGTGCCGCTCGCGCCGAAAGAGTTCGGCCTGCTGCGCGTCCTCATGGAGAACCACGGCCGCGTCGTCACGCGCCAGACGCTGCTCGACAAAGTGTGGGGCTACGACTTTGAAGGCGAGCAGCAGACCGTCAGCGTTCACATCCGGTGGCTCCGCGAGAAGATCGAAGAAGACTCGCGCACGCCGCGGCACATCCTCACCGTGCGCAGCCGCGGCTATATGTTCAAAGCTTGA
- a CDS encoding ATP-binding protein: MTPLEWSLLAAAAGIAGGFGLGRAFSRRAPVEERQQPEVETASMPLPVETAFARLVRALPIGVVLVDRGYRVEFANAAAGATFGFDPTRSMNLHVIQAIPNVELERRITDAMRGEASVAPLLLTGASGQRTYRVSVYPLTDENESQHVVVFSDDQTALLRLDRARKEFLSNVSHELRTPLSSIKLMLETVLEAPEEEARDLFVPQALAQVDRLTALVGQLLEQARTESGQLKLDVRDVDLEEVARPIVGSFEQQASNKGISLELAALRPVRVEADPDRLSQVFVNLIDNALRHTPGGGRIRVELDARDSDAVLRVRDTGEGIPYRDLPHIFERFYVVDRSRTRGSGGAGLGLAIVKGIVDAHGGAISAESMLGRGTSFTIRLPIMRIKRETGRP; the protein is encoded by the coding sequence TTGACCCCGCTCGAGTGGTCGCTTCTCGCCGCGGCCGCCGGGATCGCCGGCGGCTTTGGCTTGGGCCGCGCGTTTTCGCGGCGCGCTCCGGTAGAGGAGCGGCAGCAGCCGGAAGTCGAGACGGCGTCCATGCCGCTCCCGGTCGAGACCGCGTTTGCGAGGCTCGTACGGGCGCTCCCGATCGGCGTCGTGCTGGTGGATCGCGGATATCGCGTCGAGTTCGCTAATGCGGCGGCCGGCGCGACGTTCGGCTTCGACCCCACCCGTTCGATGAATCTTCACGTGATCCAGGCGATCCCCAACGTCGAGCTCGAGCGCCGCATCACCGATGCGATGCGCGGCGAGGCCTCGGTCGCGCCGCTCCTTCTGACGGGCGCGTCGGGGCAGCGAACGTATCGCGTCTCGGTCTACCCGCTTACCGACGAGAACGAATCGCAGCACGTCGTCGTCTTTTCCGACGACCAGACCGCGCTGCTCCGTCTCGACCGTGCCCGAAAAGAGTTTCTCTCGAACGTCTCGCACGAGTTGAGAACGCCGCTCTCGTCCATCAAACTGATGCTCGAGACCGTGCTTGAGGCTCCGGAAGAAGAGGCGCGCGACCTCTTCGTTCCCCAGGCGCTCGCGCAGGTCGATCGTCTCACGGCGCTCGTCGGCCAGCTGCTCGAACAGGCGCGCACGGAATCCGGCCAACTCAAGCTCGACGTCCGCGACGTAGACTTAGAAGAAGTCGCGCGTCCGATCGTCGGGTCGTTCGAGCAACAGGCTTCGAACAAGGGCATCTCGCTCGAGCTCGCCGCGCTGCGGCCGGTCCGAGTCGAAGCCGATCCCGACCGCCTCTCGCAAGTCTTCGTGAACCTCATCGATAACGCGCTGCGCCATACGCCGGGCGGCGGCCGAATTCGCGTCGAGCTCGACGCGCGCGATAGCGACGCGGTGCTGCGCGTGAGAGACACCGGCGAGGGCATCCCCTATCGCGACCTTCCGCACATCTTCGAACGCTTCTACGTCGTCGACCGCTCGCGCACGCGCGGCAGCGGCGGCGCGGGCCTCGGCCTCGCGATCGTCAAGGGAATCGTCGACGCGCATGGCGGCGCGATCTCGGCCGAATCCATGCTCGGGCGCGGAACCTCATTCACCATTCGTCTTCCGATCATGCGCATCAAGCGCGAGACCGGCCGGCCTTAA